Part of the Actinomyces howellii genome, GAGGGCTACACCTTCGGGATGATGGGGCCGGCCCTCGGCCTCTCGCTCCTCGCGGCCGTCCTCTACCCCCTGACCAAGGGGTACGGCTCGGTGGTCGCGCTGGCCCTGGCGGCCTTCCTCCTCTTGGGCCGTCAGATGATCGAGCGTCAGGTCGCCGCAGACGTGTCGGACCTCGTCGAGGCCGAGCGGCAGTACGGGCGCACCCGCAACCCCGAGTACCTCGACTTCGCCGAGCTGCGCGCGGCGGGCATGCTCGAGGACAACAAGATGCTCACCGCACCCACCCGCCAGTGGCTGGGCGAGAAGGTCGAGTGGGCGCGGCGGGAGAAGGCCCGCACCGAGGAGCGCGCGGCTGCCGGTGCCACGCAGGCGGCCCGCCCGGGGGCTGGCAGTAAGACGGAGCCAGGACCCCTCGCGGGCGGGTCCGGGCAGGCCGGGCAGGACGCGCTCACGGAGCAGGACGCTCAAGCGCCGGGCGACGGCGCGCACGACACCGCCGAGGAGGCGCTGTGAGCCCCAGAAGCCCCCGATACGTGAGAGCCGTCCTGTGGGACATGGACGGCACCCTCATCGACTCCCAGCACTTCTGGGACGAGGCCTTCGAGCGCCGGTGCCTGGCCAGGGGCGGCACCGTGACGCCCGAGCAGGTCACGGAGCTGACGGGCACCTCGATCCGCAGGACCTACGAGCTCATCGCCGCCACCGGCGCGACCCGCGACGCCGACGACCCTGCGACGGCCGAGGTCTTCGCTGAGATGGCCGCCGACGTGCGGACCGCGGTCACCCAGTCCCCGCCGATCCTGCCCGGAGCCCGGGAGATCACCTCGACGCTCCTTCAGGCGGGCCTCGCGCAGGTCATCGTCACCCAGTCGCCCAGACCGATCGTCGAGGCGGTCGCCCACGCCCTGGGTGACGTCTTCGTCGGCCTGGTCACCGGCGACGACGGCCTGCCGGGCAAGCCGACGCCCGCCCCGTACGCGGCCGCCATGGAGATGCTCGAGCTGAGCGCCGACGAGTGCGTCGCCGTGGAGGACTCGGCGACCGGCGCGGCCTCCGCGCGCTCCAACAACCTGCGCGTCATCCAGGTCGGCGGCGACAAGCACTTCCCCGCCGACCCGGGTCTCACGGTCGTGGACAGCCTCGCTGCCGTCACCCCCCACCTCCTCCTGTGGGCCGAGCCCTGAGCCCGGGACCGCCCTGAGCCCGGAACCGGGGTGCCGGGAGGGGGGGCGGTCACTCCCCGGTGAAACGGTAGACGTTGGTCTCCCGCTGCTCGAAGCCGGTGCGCCGGTAGAGGCGGTTGGCCGCCTCCCTGCTGGGCCGGGAGGTGAGGTCGACGGTGCGGGCCCCCAGGGTCGCGGCGTGCGCCACGGCTGCCTCGACCAGCGCCCGTCCGGCTCCGTGACCGCGGGCGGCGGAGTCGACGACGACGTCCTCGACCCAGGCGCGCAGGCCGGTCGGGATCGTGAAGGTCGCCAGCGTGAGCATGCCCAGGATCGGCGTCCGGCCCTCGGCGTCGGGCTCGTCGGGGCGGAAGACGAAGAGGTAGACCCCCTCCTGGGCGACGAGCGCCTCGCACTCCTGCGCGGTGAGCGCCGGTGCCGAGCGGGACAGCTGGGGGATGAGGCGCTCCATCGCCTCGACGAGCTCGGGGTCCGATGCGGTGACGATCTCAACGGTCATAGGGGGCTCCTCGGTCCGGAGGCTGTGGGTGCGATGACGTGCCGAGCCTAGATGATCGACCCCGCCGGCGGGGTGAGGAGGCGACCATGCGGGCTCACGACGCGGTGGGATCCATGATGACGGCCTCAAGGAGGGTGGCCCCGGAGTCGAGGTCCCTCAGGCGCAGGACGTAGGGGTGGTCGACGACGAAGGGCACCGGCGTCGACGGCGCCGGTGCGCTCGTCGCCATCCCCGCCTCGCTCAGGGCGGCGGCGACCGTTCCCTCCTCGTCGATGATGAGCCGCACCTGCTGGACCACCGCGCTCAGCGCGAGCCCGGGGGCGATCCCTCCGAGGTCGGAGGGGTCGAGCCCCTGGCCGGTGAGCAGCGCGAGGAGGTCCGTGGCCGGGCCGGTCAGGTCGAGCGTGGGCAGGGCGAGCTCGACCTCGACCCGCTCGGTCGCCCGGGCCTGCTCGTCGAGGGCGTCGCAGGCCGCCGACCAGGCCTCGCCGCCCAGGTCGGTGGGCGAGGTGCCCGCCTCGGGCAGGACGACGTCGAGGGCCAGCCCCTGGCCGGTCTCGGACTGCCCGCCCTCGTAGTCCAGGCGGACGGCCGCCCAGCCCTCACCCGTGACATAGGGCAGGGCGAGGGTGGCGTGCATGAGCTCGGCCTCGACCGTCGACCCGTCGGCTCGGGTGAAGTCCTGGGGGAAGGTGTCCGCCGTGTCGAAGGGAGAGGCCCACCGCGCGGCGAAGAGCAGGGCGTTCTGGAGCACCAGGGCCGTGTCCGCCGTAGGCTTGATCCCGCTGGCGGGGATGAGCCCCCCGGTGTTCGTCTCGGCCCACTCATCAAGGTTGGCCTTGATCCGGTCGCCCGGTACCTGCTCGACCTGCGCGTCGAGCCAGCGCAGCACCGTGTCGAGATAGTCCTGGGAGACCTCGGCCCCCTCGCGGATGACGACGTGGTTGGCCAGGTGGACGAGGGGCTCGGCGGGGATCTCCTCAGGGTCGAAGCCATCAAGGTCGCCGTCGTTGCGGTTGACCGAGGTCTGGATGGCCGACCACGTCCGGTCCCGGTCCTCGCCGCTGGCTCCCAGCAGCTCGTCGAAGCCCTGCGCCCCGGGGTCGGCTGCGCCCGGGGCCAGGAGGGCCAGGACGAGCGAGAGGCTGAGCGGGGACACGAGCGCGTTGCCCGCCGGCTCCTCGGTGAGGTAGTCGGCGATGATCGCCGATCCCAGGGCGTTGCTCGCCGTGACCGCCCCCGGCAGGAGGGACTCGACCTCGGACAGCGGCACCTGCTCGTGCTCGACCTGCGAGGTCAGCTGGGTGCCCGAGGCGTCCGAGCAGGCGGCGAGCGCGCCGGCCCCGACGGGCAGGGCCGCCGCCAGCGCGAGGAGCTGACGGCGCGCCAGGGTCGTCGTCGGCACGCCCGGCGGTCCGCTGCGTGCCGAGCGGGGCCGGCGCGGGGGTCTCGTGCTCGCGGGGCTGCGCATCGTGTCCTCCTGTGCGTTCCGTGTGCGGCTCACGACCGAGGGTAGAAGACCGACGTGTCCTGTGTCACGGGAGCCTCCGCCGGGGGGGGCCAGGACCTGAGGTCAAGCCTCGGGCGATGGGGTCGAGGTTCGGGGCCTGGGGTCGACTCTGGAGCGATGGGGTCGAGCCTTGGGGGGTGAGGTCGCATGTCGGGCCTGCGACCTCACGGGCCCGGGCGCGACCTCATGGGCGTCCGTGCGACCTCAGCCGGGCGGGACAGGCGGCGCGGGCCGGGTCGGTCCCGGTCCCCGCGCGTCGGCGCGTGACAGCCGGTAGCCTTCGGGGCGGGACCACCGCCTCATCCGTCCCACGCCGTCGGCCGGTCGCGGCCCGCAGGCCTTCGGACGGTTCGCCCTCGCCGTCGCAAGGAAGCCACATGACCGACCCCACCGACCCCGCCCTGTCGCCCGGGAGCGCCGCAACCGCAGAGCCCCTGGGCGCCGAGGTCGAGCACACCTACGCCCCCGACGAGCTCTTCTTCTCCACCACCGACTCCCAGGGCAGGATCCGCAGGGCGAACTCGATCTTCATGCGCCTGTCGGGCTACCCCCGCGGCGCGCTCGTGGGCCGGGCCCACAACGTCGTGCGCCACCCCGACATGCCGGCCGGGCTGTTCCGCAGCATGTGGGAGGACATCGAGGCCGGCGGAGCCGCGAGCGCCTACATCTCCAACCGCTCCTCCGACGGCGGCACCTACCGGGTCTTCGCCACGATCGTGCCCTCGGGGGAGGGCTACCTGTCGGTGCGCACCCTGCCGATGCTCACCGACCTGCGCGACAGGGTCGAGGAGGCCTACGCCCGGGTTCGCACGGTCGAGGCCTCCTCCCTGGCGGCGGGCTCGACCCGGCGCGAGGCCGCGGCCGCGGGCCAGGCCGCGCTGCTCGACGAGCTGGGGGAGCTGGGCTACAAGGGCACGGTCGACTTCTCCCGCCAGACGCTGGCCGCCGAGGTCGCGGCCCTCGTGGCCGCCGGCGTCAACATCCCCGAGAGGCAGGGTGACGACCCGGTGGCCCGCGTCCTGCGGGAGATGAACGGGATCGAGGAGGCGACCGCCGGCCTGGTCGACCTGCTTGACCAGTGCGCGAGGCTCGTGGCCCTCCTGGGTCGCCGGGCCGCCGACATCGGTTCGCTGTCGCAGCGCCTGGGCGGGTTGCGCCGGAGCCTGCGCGAGGTCCTGCGCGATGTCCGGGCGCTGGGGGAGGGGCCAGAGGCCGACGAGGTGGCCGAGAACCACGCCCGGGTCGACGCCCTGGTCCTCGAGTGCGTCGAGCAGCTCCGCCCGCTGGCCGGGCAGGTCGACGAGCTGCGCGGGGACGTCGACGCGGTCCGCTTCGCGATCGCCCTGCTGCGTCTGCACAACCTGGCTGCGGGCTTCTTCGCCCTCCAGCTGCTCGAGGGCGACGACGAGCTGGGGGAGAACGACGCCGTCGGGAGCCTTGAGGAGCTCGTCGCGGTCCTTCACGAGGGCGCCGTCTCCCTGGCGGAGGCGCTCACGCTCCTGGAGGCCCGCTCTGAGCTCGTCGGCGGGGAGCTCGACGTCGTCGCCGGGTCCTTGACCGCCACGCACCGGCCGCTTCTCGACCTGCTCGGCGCAGCAGCCGACGCCGGGGCCGCCCAGGAGGTCTCGGTGCGCACCGCGAGCTCGCTCGTGCGGGACGGCTTCCCCGAGGCCCGCAGCCTGGCCGACCTCGCCGGGTCGGTGCGGGACCTCGAGCTGCCCTACGAGCCGGCGGACATCGACGCCCACCTGGCTGCTGTCCGCGCCGTCCTGGCTGAGCTGCACTGAGCCGCACTGACGCTGCACTGGGCTGCACTGAGGCCTCACCGGCGTCGCACCGACCTGCACGGGTCCCGCGCTGATCCTGCACCGGCGCTGCACCGGCGTTGCACCGGCGGAGCAGGGCCTCAGGTGCGCACGAGCTCGACGAGGACCTCGGCGTGGTCGGTGTGGGGGAACATGTCGAACAACCGTGCCCTGCGAGCCTCGAGGGAGGGCATCGCCGCGAGGTCGCGTCTGAGGGTGAGCGGGTTGCACGAGGAGTACAGGACCCGTCCGACGCCGCAGGCCTCGATCCTCGTGGCCAGCTCCGCCCCGATCCCGGAGCGGGGCGGGTTGACCACGAGCAGGTCGGGGGCCGAGCCCGGGGCGCCGGGATCGAGCACCCGGGCGTCGCCGGTCTCGAAGCGGACCGCGTCGGGCCCCAGCCTCATCCGGGCCGCGCTGCGCCGGGCCCCGTCGACGGCCTGGGCGGAGACCTCGACACCGAGGACCCGCCGTCCCGGACCGGCCAGGGCCAGGGCGAATCCCCCGACGCCGCAGAACAGGTCCCACACCTCCTCGGGGGCGCCCGGGGACGGACGGGCCGAGGACGGACGGGCCGAGGACGGACGGGCCGCCTGCGGTCCGTCGGCCCCTGCCGGGTCGCAGGGACCGGACGGTGGGAGGGCGTCGTCGGCCCACTGCCGCGCGGTGGCGTAAAGCTCGGCGGCGACGGCGGTGTTGGTCTGGAAGAAGGAGCGCGGGGGCAGCGACAGGAGCAGCTCGGTGCCCGGGGCGTCGAGCGGTCCCGCGGGCGAGCCGGACCCGTCGCGCCCCGGCGCCGGCAGGCGCAGGCGCATGAGGAGGCTGTCCCCCTCGGGGCCGTCGGTCAGGACGATCTCCTCCTCGCCCTCGATGACCGCCTGGTGGACGGGCTGGATGTTGACCGACAGCACCGCCAGGGTCTCCAGCCTCCGGCGCAGCGCGGGCAGGGCCCGGCGGATGTCCTCGAGGTGGCGGCGGCTGCGCAGCACGAGCCGGACCATGAGGTCGCCGTCGGGGGAGGCGGTGACCAGGACGTGCTTGAGCTCGCCGCGGCGGGCGCGCACGTCGTAGGGCTCGAGTCCCAGGTCGGTGATGAGCTCGGCGACGACCGGCAGGCACTGCTCGATGAGCTCGACGTGGAGGGGGCAGCGGCGCAGGTCCACCCCGTGCAGCCCGGCGTCGAGGATCCCGAGCACCGGTGCGCGGGCCGTGCCGGAGACGACCATCTTCGCCTTGTTGCGCAGGCGCGTCGGCGCGCTCGCGGCAGGCTCCTGCCAGACGCCGCGGGGAACGGGGTTGGGCCCCTCGGACAGCAGGGCCGCCACCCGCTCCTGCTTGACCTCGAGCTGGCGGGGCAGCGGCGTCGACAGGTGCGGGCAGGAGCGGCAGGCACCGGAGTCGTGCACAGGGCACCGTGCCGCCGGCGTGGCGAGTGCGGGCGCGGGGGGCATGGGGCCATTGTCGGCGATCCCGGCGGCGGGCCCGAGCACCCGCAGGCAGGACCGGCCGGGGCGCGGGTCCCGGCGCAGCGGGGGACTCAGGGGGCGCGGGTCCCGGAGCACCGGGAGCCTCGGGGTGGCGGGTGGGGCACACTGGCCCCATGACCTCGACCTGCGACCGACCGGGCACGGCCCCGGTCCCGCTCCTGCCGCGAACCGGGATCGGCAGCGACGTCCACGCCTTCGCCGACCCGGGCTCGGGCACGCCCCTGCACCTGGCCTGCCTTGAGTGGCCAGGGGAGACGGGGCTGTCCGGGCACTCCGACGGCGACGTCGTCGCCCACGCCTGCTGTGACGCCCTCTTCTCAGCCGCCGGCCTGGGAGACCTCGGCTCCAACTTCGGCACGGCCGAGCCCCGGTGGCGGGGCGCCTCCGGGACGGTCCTGCTCGAGGAGGCGGCGCGGCGCGTGCGCGAGGCGGGCTTCGAGATCGGCAACGTCGCCGTCCAGCTCGTCGGCGCCCGTCCTCGGGTCTCCGCGCGCGCGCAGGAGGCCGCTGCCGCCCTGTCAGCGGCGGCGGGGGCAGAGGTCAGCTTCTCGGCCACGACCACCGACGGCCTGGGCTTCCTCGGCCGCCAGGAGGGCCTGCTCGCCCTGGCCACCGCCCTGGTCTACCCCGTCGGCCGGGGCTGAGGCGGGCCGCCTCCCGGTCCCCGCGGCGGGACCGCCCCGCCGGCGCGCCGGCCCGCGGGCCCGGCCGTGCCCCAGCAGATAGGGTTGAGCCGTGAGCACCGCACCCCACCGAGCGCTGAACCTGCGCCTGTACGACTCCGCAGCCCGCGCCGTCGTCCCCCTGGCTCCCACCGTCTCCGAGGGCACCGTCACGATCTACCTGTGCGGGGCCACCGTCCAGGGCGAGCCCCACATCGGGCACATGCGCTCAGCCATCGCCTTCGACGTCCTGCGCAGGTGGCTCGAGCGCTCCGGCCAGCGGGTCGTCCTCATCCGCAACGTCACGGACATCGACGACAAGATCCTGACCAAGTCGGCCGAGGCCGACCCGCCCGTGCCGTGGTGGGCCTGGGCCCAGCGCTACGAGCGCGAGTTCGACGCCGCCTACCGCGCCCTGGGAGTCGCCCCTCCCACCTACGAGCCGCGTGCCACCGGGCACGTCCCGGAGATGATCGAGCTGGTCGCCCGGCTGCTCGAGGCGGGGCACGCCTACGTCGGCGACGCGGGCAACGTGTACTTCGACGTGCGCTCCCTGCCCGGTTACGGCTCGCTCACCAACCAGCGCCTCGAGGACCTGGCCACCACCGAGGACGAGTCGCAGATCGACGACGACGTCGAGGCCGACAAGCGCGACCCGCGTGACTTCGCCCTGTGGAAGGCGGCCAAGCCCTCCGAGCCGGTCGACGCCGCCTGGGACGCCCCCTGGGGCAGGGGCCGGCCCGGGTGGCACCTGGAGTGCTCGGCGATGAGCCGGCGCTACCTCGGCGAGGCCTTCGACATCCACGGAGGCGGGATCGACCTGCGCTTCCCCCACCACGAGAACGAGCAGGCGCAGTCCCACGGCGCGGGCTGGGGCTTCGCCCGGCACTGGGTCCACAACGCGTGGGTGACGGTCAAGGGCGAGAAGATGAGCAAGTCCCTGGGCAACTCGCTCGTCGTCAGCGAGCTGCTGGCCACCCACGACCCCGCGGTCCTGCGCCTGGCCCTCGGCACGGTCCACCACCGGTCCACCGTCGAGTTCTCCGAGGAGAACCTCGCGGAGGCCGCCGCCCTGTGGGAGCGCCTGACCGGGGCGATCCAGCGGGCCTACGACGTCGCTGAGGACGGAGGGGCCAACCCCGTCGACGCCCCCGCCGAGCAGGTGAGTGCCCGGGCCCTGCCCGCCGAGTTCACCGCCGCCATGGACGAGGACCTCAACCTGGCCGGCGCCATGGCGGTGGTCCACGCCACCCTCAAGCGCCTCAACACCGCCCTGGCTCGAGTCGACTCCGCTGACACGGAGGTGCGGCGCGCAGAGGCCAGGCCGCCCAGCGAGGTCCACGTGGCCTCCGCCGAGCACCCGGGAGACAGCGTCACCGGCCTGGCCCTGGACCTGCGCGCCCAGCTGAGCGTCCTGGGTCTCGACCCCCTGGCCGCCCCGTGGCGCGGCTCGGTGGGAGGGGGCCGGCGCACGGGCGAGGACTCGGCGGCCATGGAGGCCCTCGACCACCTCGTCACCGACCTGCTCTCGCAGCGCGCCCAGGCGCGCGCCGACAAGGACTGGGGCCGGGCCGACGCCCTGCGCGACAACCTGGCCGCCGCCGGGATCGTCGTGGAGGACTCGACCGCCGGGGCCCGCTGGCACCTGGCCTGACCCCGGTCGCGGCCGGCTGCGCCGGCCCGACCGGCCTGGTCGGTGCGAGCAGCACGACCATCGACGACCCACGACCCTCACGACAGTAAGGACCGCAGCCCATGCCCGGAAACGAGCAGTACCCCGGCGCCAAGCGCAGGCCCGGGTCGAAGAAGGGGCCCACGAAGGGCTCGGGAGGCAACCGTCGCCGGGGCCTGGAGGGCAAGGGTCCCACCCCCAGGGCGGAGGACCGCGTCGGCCACCCCAGGGCCCGCGCCAAGGCCCGTGCCGAGGCCCGCGCCGCCGCGCCGACACGGGCCAGGCAGCTCGAGAAGATCAAGCGGCGCTTCGGCATCCCCGAGGGCCACGAGGTCGTGTGCGGCCGCAACGCGGTGGCCGAGGCCGCCCGCGCCGGGGTGCCGATCGAGCGGGTCTTCATGGCGGTGCCGGCGAGCTCCGACGACCGCCTCGGCGCGGTCATCCGGCGTGCCGCCCTCCTGGGCGCCCCCGTGCTCGAGACGACCCGGCTCGACCTCGACGCCCTGACCGACGAGGCCGCCCACCAGGGCGTGGCCATCGAGGTGCCCGCCTACGACTACGTCCTGGCCCGGGACCTGCTCGACCGGGCCCGGGCCGCCGGCAGGGTGCCGCTGCTCGTGGCCCTCGACCAGGTCACCGACCCCCACAACCTCGGGGCGGTGCTGCGCTCGGCCGGGGCCTTCGGGGCCGACGGCGTCATCATCCCCGGCCGACGCAGCGTCGGTGTGACCGCCACCGTCTGGAAGGTGTCGGCCGGGGCCGCCGCCCGCGTGCCGGTGGCCCGGGAGACCAACCTCGTGCGCGCCCTCGAGGCCCTCAAGACCGAGGGCTGCTTCGTCGTCGGGCTCGACGGCCAGGGCTCGACCGCCCTCGAGGACATCCCCGTGGCCAGCTCCCCGCTCGTCCTCGTCACCGGCGCGGAGGGCACGGGCCTGTCCCGCCTCGTGCGCCAGACCTGCGACCTCGTCGCCTCCATCCCGATCTCGAGCACGGTCGAGTCGCTCAACGCCGCGGTGGCCACCGGCATCAGCCTCTACGAGGTCGACCGGATCCGGCGCGGCGCCCGCGCCGTGGGCTGACCCGGCCGCCCCGCTCAGCGCGACCGGATCGGATTCGTGATCTGAGGCGGCGGCGCCCTCACTACACTGGTCCCGTTCCGTACCCCGCCGGGTCCGGTCCCCGTCCACCCCCGTCCACCGGAGGAGCTGGGCCGATCCTCGGCGGAGCGGGGGCCCGCGCCCGTGGCCCGGCCCCCGCCCGTTGCTGACACAATAGGCGTAGCCACTCCAAGGAGGTCACCATGACCCAGGACGTTTCTCAGCGGTGGAACCGCACCGACGGCGTCGTCATCGCCCCGGGCACGAGCCCGGAGACGACTGCCGCCGCCTTCGCCGAGCGCGGCGTCGTCGTGCGGCTCGAGTGGTTCCCCGCCACCTCCCACCTCGTGGGCCTGACCCTCTTGACCGACGTCGAGGGCAGGGTGGCCGTCACCCCGCCCACCCGGGGCGGAGTCGTCGCCGGGCCCGGGGTCAGCGAGCTCGTCGAGTCGCTGGCCCGTGAGCTGGGCGCCAACGTCGCCATCGGCCCGGCGATCTTCAACGCCCTTCCCGAGGGCACCGAGCTCCCCGAGGTGCCGGCCGGCCCCTCGCGGGCCTCGCGCACCGTGGTCATCTCGACGATGAGCGCCTACATGGTGCCGCTCCAGGCCACCTTGCTCGAGCGCCCCCTGGCGGTGGTCTCCCTGCCCGACGTCGACCGACGGGTCGTCATGTACGGCGGCGAGGGCGCCGCGCTGGGCAGCTTCGGCTGGGACGACGAGTCCCTGCCCGCCCTCGTGCTCACCGTCGACGAGCGGGACATGGCCGTGCGCGCGGTCACCTCGACCGACAGCGAGGAGGACGCCGTGTTCTCCTGGGGCATGACCTCGCGCTACGTGTGGGGCGGGGTCGAGGAGCCCGGGCCGGCCCTGCGCACCCTGGTCGACCAGCTCCTCACCGACTCCACCGACGCCTCGGTCATCGCCGCCGCGGTCCCCGGGGCCGACCCCGAGGCCGTGGCGGCGGCGGTCTCCGTGCCGGGCATCGAGGGGGTGAGCGCCGTCGTCGAGGCGCTGGGCCTGCCCGCGTGGGTGACCTCGGTGCTCGCCGGCCAGCTCGCCCCGGTCGAGGTCCCCGGTGCGGTGGTCCACGAGCCCCGTGGCCTGTCCAACGCCGTGGGGCGCAGCGTCGGCCTCATGCTCCAGGACCCCTCGACCCCCGGCTCGGCCTTCTGGCACTCCTACGTCCGCACGGTCACCGAGACCCCGTGGGTCGTGCGCGCGGGCGCCCTGGTCGAGGCCGGGCTCGGGGGCGCCCTCGTGGGCGCCGCCCTGCGCCGCCGCAGCCGCACCGGTGACCTGCCCGGGGGGCTGCTCGGGCTGGGGATCGTGCTGCTCGTCGACGCCGTCGCCGAGACCTCCCTGGCCTCGTGGACCCGGCACAAGGAGCTGCGCCGCAGGGCCGACGAGGAGATGGCGCTCGTGGCCGAGGAGCTCGGCGCCTGAGCCGGCTCGCCCCGGCGCCCGCGTCGGGGGATGGGGACGCAGGAGGCGTGCCGGTAGTCCCGGTCCCGGGGGATCGAAGGGGCCCAGCGGGGCGCACACCTGGAGACGGCGCCAGCTGCGCGGGCCGACCAGGGCGTCGAACCAGATCGTGAGGGGGTTCCACTCCAGGACGCGGCGCAGTGAGGCGTACAGTGTGTCGATCGGGCCCGCCGCCCCGGAGCCGAGGAAGAGCAGGAAGAACACCAGCGCCGTGACCGCCTGGATCGTGCGGGACCCGAAGGGCAGCGTCCCCAGGAAGAAGCCCGCGGCGCACAGGAAGGCGATATCGGTGGCGTTGGCCTGGGGATCGGCGTCAAGAAGCCCCCGCGCACACGACGGCGCCCCTGACGCGCATGGGTCTGGGTCGTGCGCATGAGTTCTGGCGGTTTGGGGGTGCCTCGCCCGTGCGAACCGCCAGAACTCATGCGTCT contains:
- a CDS encoding HAD family hydrolase, encoding MSPRSPRYVRAVLWDMDGTLIDSQHFWDEAFERRCLARGGTVTPEQVTELTGTSIRRTYELIAATGATRDADDPATAEVFAEMAADVRTAVTQSPPILPGAREITSTLLQAGLAQVIVTQSPRPIVEAVAHALGDVFVGLVTGDDGLPGKPTPAPYAAAMEMLELSADECVAVEDSATGAASARSNNLRVIQVGGDKHFPADPGLTVVDSLAAVTPHLLLWAEP
- a CDS encoding GNAT family N-acetyltransferase; this encodes MTVEIVTASDPELVEAMERLIPQLSRSAPALTAQECEALVAQEGVYLFVFRPDEPDAEGRTPILGMLTLATFTIPTGLRAWVEDVVVDSAARGHGAGRALVEAAVAHAATLGARTVDLTSRPSREAANRLYRRTGFEQRETNVYRFTGE
- a CDS encoding serpin family protein: MPTTTLARRQLLALAAALPVGAGALAACSDASGTQLTSQVEHEQVPLSEVESLLPGAVTASNALGSAIIADYLTEEPAGNALVSPLSLSLVLALLAPGAADPGAQGFDELLGASGEDRDRTWSAIQTSVNRNDGDLDGFDPEEIPAEPLVHLANHVVIREGAEVSQDYLDTVLRWLDAQVEQVPGDRIKANLDEWAETNTGGLIPASGIKPTADTALVLQNALLFAARWASPFDTADTFPQDFTRADGSTVEAELMHATLALPYVTGEGWAAVRLDYEGGQSETGQGLALDVVLPEAGTSPTDLGGEAWSAACDALDEQARATERVEVELALPTLDLTGPATDLLALLTGQGLDPSDLGGIAPGLALSAVVQQVRLIIDEEGTVAAALSEAGMATSAPAPSTPVPFVVDHPYVLRLRDLDSGATLLEAVIMDPTAS
- a CDS encoding PAS domain-containing protein; the encoded protein is MTDPTDPALSPGSAATAEPLGAEVEHTYAPDELFFSTTDSQGRIRRANSIFMRLSGYPRGALVGRAHNVVRHPDMPAGLFRSMWEDIEAGGAASAYISNRSSDGGTYRVFATIVPSGEGYLSVRTLPMLTDLRDRVEEAYARVRTVEASSLAAGSTRREAAAAGQAALLDELGELGYKGTVDFSRQTLAAEVAALVAAGVNIPERQGDDPVARVLREMNGIEEATAGLVDLLDQCARLVALLGRRAADIGSLSQRLGGLRRSLREVLRDVRALGEGPEADEVAENHARVDALVLECVEQLRPLAGQVDELRGDVDAVRFAIALLRLHNLAAGFFALQLLEGDDELGENDAVGSLEELVAVLHEGAVSLAEALTLLEARSELVGGELDVVAGSLTATHRPLLDLLGAAADAGAAQEVSVRTASSLVRDGFPEARSLADLAGSVRDLELPYEPADIDAHLAAVRAVLAELH
- a CDS encoding class I SAM-dependent methyltransferase, which encodes MPPAPALATPAARCPVHDSGACRSCPHLSTPLPRQLEVKQERVAALLSEGPNPVPRGVWQEPAASAPTRLRNKAKMVVSGTARAPVLGILDAGLHGVDLRRCPLHVELIEQCLPVVAELITDLGLEPYDVRARRGELKHVLVTASPDGDLMVRLVLRSRRHLEDIRRALPALRRRLETLAVLSVNIQPVHQAVIEGEEEIVLTDGPEGDSLLMRLRLPAPGRDGSGSPAGPLDAPGTELLLSLPPRSFFQTNTAVAAELYATARQWADDALPPSGPCDPAGADGPQAARPSSARPSSARPSPGAPEEVWDLFCGVGGFALALAGPGRRVLGVEVSAQAVDGARRSAARMRLGPDAVRFETGDARVLDPGAPGSAPDLLVVNPPRSGIGAELATRIEACGVGRVLYSSCNPLTLRRDLAAMPSLEARRARLFDMFPHTDHAEVLVELVRT
- the ispF gene encoding 2-C-methyl-D-erythritol 2,4-cyclodiphosphate synthase, which encodes MTSTCDRPGTAPVPLLPRTGIGSDVHAFADPGSGTPLHLACLEWPGETGLSGHSDGDVVAHACCDALFSAAGLGDLGSNFGTAEPRWRGASGTVLLEEAARRVREAGFEIGNVAVQLVGARPRVSARAQEAAAALSAAAGAEVSFSATTTDGLGFLGRQEGLLALATALVYPVGRG
- the cysS gene encoding cysteine--tRNA ligase; this encodes MSTAPHRALNLRLYDSAARAVVPLAPTVSEGTVTIYLCGATVQGEPHIGHMRSAIAFDVLRRWLERSGQRVVLIRNVTDIDDKILTKSAEADPPVPWWAWAQRYEREFDAAYRALGVAPPTYEPRATGHVPEMIELVARLLEAGHAYVGDAGNVYFDVRSLPGYGSLTNQRLEDLATTEDESQIDDDVEADKRDPRDFALWKAAKPSEPVDAAWDAPWGRGRPGWHLECSAMSRRYLGEAFDIHGGGIDLRFPHHENEQAQSHGAGWGFARHWVHNAWVTVKGEKMSKSLGNSLVVSELLATHDPAVLRLALGTVHHRSTVEFSEENLAEAAALWERLTGAIQRAYDVAEDGGANPVDAPAEQVSARALPAEFTAAMDEDLNLAGAMAVVHATLKRLNTALARVDSADTEVRRAEARPPSEVHVASAEHPGDSVTGLALDLRAQLSVLGLDPLAAPWRGSVGGGRRTGEDSAAMEALDHLVTDLLSQRAQARADKDWGRADALRDNLAAAGIVVEDSTAGARWHLA
- the rlmB gene encoding 23S rRNA (guanosine(2251)-2'-O)-methyltransferase RlmB → MPGNEQYPGAKRRPGSKKGPTKGSGGNRRRGLEGKGPTPRAEDRVGHPRARAKARAEARAAAPTRARQLEKIKRRFGIPEGHEVVCGRNAVAEAARAGVPIERVFMAVPASSDDRLGAVIRRAALLGAPVLETTRLDLDALTDEAAHQGVAIEVPAYDYVLARDLLDRARAAGRVPLLVALDQVTDPHNLGAVLRSAGAFGADGVIIPGRRSVGVTATVWKVSAGAAARVPVARETNLVRALEALKTEGCFVVGLDGQGSTALEDIPVASSPLVLVTGAEGTGLSRLVRQTCDLVASIPISSTVESLNAAVATGISLYEVDRIRRGARAVG